The proteins below are encoded in one region of Bosea sp. BIWAKO-01:
- the hutH gene encoding histidine ammonia-lyase gives MTTTFSLRPGDAALKQWRAVIDGAAAKLDGASAASIAAAQAIVDDIVAAGTVTYGVNTGFGKLASVRIADADLATLQRNLILSHAVGTGPALPDRIVRLILAMKAASLARGASGVRPVVVESLVGALAADALPVVPAKGSVGASGDLAPLAHLTAALMGVGEIRLKGETLPAGDALARIGQKPLELGAKEGLALINGTQVSTAIALTALSDIARVFDAALVTGALSVDALKGSDTPFDPRIQALRGQPGQIRVAQTLLALIAKSEIRDSHRFGDSKVQDPYSLRCQPQVMGAVRDLLANAAATLAIEANAVTDNPLVLGPGEIVSGGNFHAEPVAFAADILAMGLCEIGNLSERRMALLVDPVMSGLPPFLARDAGLNSGFMIAQVTAAALASENKQKAYPASVDTIPTSANQEDHVSMATHGAYRLLDMARNAASIIGVELMAAAEAIEHHRPMKTSPRLEPVLALVRERIAPLDADRYLAPDLAAATELVLSGAISDAAGLDSFAEFSA, from the coding sequence ATGACCACGACATTCTCCCTGAGGCCGGGCGACGCCGCCCTCAAACAATGGCGCGCCGTGATTGACGGCGCCGCAGCCAAGCTGGATGGCGCAAGCGCCGCATCGATCGCCGCTGCGCAAGCGATCGTCGACGACATCGTCGCCGCCGGAACCGTGACCTATGGCGTCAATACCGGCTTCGGCAAGCTTGCGAGCGTGCGCATCGCCGATGCCGACCTGGCCACCCTGCAGCGCAACCTGATCCTCTCCCACGCCGTCGGCACCGGGCCTGCCCTGCCGGACCGGATCGTGCGCCTGATCCTCGCCATGAAGGCCGCGAGCCTGGCGCGCGGGGCCTCCGGTGTACGCCCCGTCGTGGTCGAGTCTCTGGTCGGCGCGCTCGCAGCCGACGCGCTCCCGGTCGTTCCCGCCAAGGGTTCGGTCGGCGCTTCCGGCGATCTTGCGCCGCTTGCCCATCTCACCGCGGCGCTGATGGGCGTCGGCGAGATCAGGTTGAAGGGCGAGACCCTTCCCGCAGGGGATGCCTTGGCCCGGATCGGCCAGAAGCCGCTCGAACTTGGGGCCAAGGAAGGTCTAGCGCTGATCAACGGGACGCAGGTCTCGACCGCGATCGCGCTGACGGCGCTCAGCGACATCGCCCGCGTGTTCGATGCCGCGCTGGTCACTGGCGCACTCTCCGTGGATGCGCTGAAGGGCTCCGACACGCCGTTCGACCCGCGCATCCAGGCGCTGCGCGGCCAGCCCGGCCAGATCCGGGTCGCGCAAACATTGCTCGCGCTGATCGCGAAGAGTGAAATCCGCGACAGCCATCGCTTCGGCGATTCCAAGGTCCAGGATCCTTACTCGCTGCGCTGCCAGCCGCAGGTGATGGGGGCCGTGCGGGACCTCCTCGCCAATGCCGCCGCGACGCTTGCGATCGAGGCCAACGCGGTCACCGATAACCCACTGGTGCTGGGGCCGGGCGAAATCGTCTCGGGCGGCAACTTCCACGCCGAGCCCGTCGCCTTCGCCGCCGACATCCTCGCCATGGGGCTGTGCGAGATCGGCAACCTGTCGGAGCGGCGCATGGCACTGCTGGTCGACCCCGTGATGAGCGGCCTGCCTCCGTTCCTGGCCCGCGATGCCGGGCTGAACTCCGGCTTCATGATTGCGCAGGTCACGGCAGCTGCGCTGGCATCGGAGAACAAGCAGAAGGCCTATCCCGCCTCGGTCGACACGATCCCGACCTCGGCCAACCAGGAAGACCATGTCTCGATGGCGACGCATGGCGCCTATCGCCTGCTCGACATGGCCCGCAACGCAGCCAGCATCATCGGCGTCGAGCTGATGGCCGCGGCGGAAGCGATCGAGCATCATCGCCCGATGAAGACGAGCCCGCGGCTGGAGCCGGTGCTGGCCCTGGTCCGGGAGCGTATCGCGCCCCTCGATGCGGACCGCTACCTTGCCCCCGACCTGGCGGCGGCGACCGAGCTGGTGCTCAGCGGCGCGATCAGCGATGCCGCCGGGCTCGACAGCTTCGCGGAGTTCTCGGCGTGA
- the hutG gene encoding N-formylglutamate deformylase has protein sequence MNVNPSEIVSVTQGAGPLVLSMPHPGTGLPEEVKAALNETGRSVPDTDWHMRQLYAFAERFAPTIVEAGLSRYVIDLNRDPSGVSLYPGQATTELVPTTTFDGEPIWAKAPDGAEIARRRAAYFQPYHDALAAEIERAKAVHGFCLLWDCHSIKSVIPRLFPGTLPMLNLGTNSGASCASSVQHAADAALAGSGFSHVSNGRFKGGWITRHYGQPARDVHAIQMEISLSGYLTEETPPWHFDTPKAARLQTALSAIIEAALDAARKLKP, from the coding sequence ATGAACGTGAACCCTTCCGAGATCGTCAGCGTCACGCAAGGCGCCGGTCCGCTGGTCCTGTCGATGCCGCATCCCGGCACTGGCTTGCCGGAGGAGGTGAAGGCGGCGCTGAACGAGACGGGTCGTTCCGTGCCCGACACCGACTGGCATATGCGCCAGCTCTATGCGTTCGCCGAGCGCTTCGCACCGACGATCGTCGAGGCCGGGCTGTCGCGCTATGTCATCGACCTCAACCGCGATCCGTCCGGCGTATCGCTCTACCCCGGACAGGCGACGACGGAGCTGGTGCCGACCACGACCTTCGACGGCGAGCCGATCTGGGCAAAGGCGCCCGACGGGGCCGAGATCGCGCGCCGTCGCGCCGCCTATTTCCAGCCCTATCACGACGCACTCGCAGCCGAGATCGAACGAGCCAAGGCCGTGCATGGTTTCTGCCTGCTCTGGGACTGCCACTCCATCAAGTCGGTCATTCCACGCCTGTTCCCGGGCACGCTGCCGATGCTCAATCTCGGCACCAATTCCGGCGCGAGCTGCGCATCTTCGGTCCAGCACGCGGCCGATGCAGCACTTGCCGGCTCGGGCTTCAGCCATGTCAGCAATGGCCGCTTCAAGGGCGGCTGGATCACCCGCCACTACGGCCAGCCGGCGCGGGATGTGCACGCGATCCAGATGGAAATCTCGCTGAGCGGCTATCTCACCGAGGAGACGCCGCCCTGGCACTTCGACACGCCCAAGGCCGCCCGACTGCAAACCGCCCTCTCCGCCATCATCGAAGCCGCGCTCGATGCGGCCAGAAAGCTGAAACCCTGA
- the hutU gene encoding urocanate hydratase: MTRIDNSRVIRSPRGSELSAKSWLTEAPLRMLMNNLDPDVAEKPGELVVYGGIGRAARTWEDFDRIVGALRSLETDETLLVQSGKPVGVFRTHADAPRVLIANSNLVPAYANWEHFHELDKAGLMMYGQMTAGSWIYIGTQGIVQGTYETFVEVGRQHYGGSLKGKWILTGGLGGMGGAQPLAATMAGASMIAIECKPSSIEFRLRTGYLDEKADSVDEALEIINRAHAAGKAVSVGVLGNAAEIFPDMVRRGIRPDVVTDQTSAHDPLNGYLPAGWTLEQWEERKERDPAGTIEAAKKSMAVHVRAMLDFQQMGVPTLDYGNNIRQMAKDMGVDNAFDFPGFVPAYIRPLFCRGVGPFRWAALSGDPEDIYRTDQRVKELMPDDHHLHNWLDMARERIKFQGLPARICWVGLGDRHRLGLAFNEMVAKGELKAPVVIGRDHLDSGSVASPNRETEAMKDGSDAVSDWPLLNALLNTAGGATWVSLHHGGGVGMGYSQHSGVVIVADGTPEAAKRLERVLWNDPATGVMRHADAGYEIAIDCAKAKGLKLPGILG, encoded by the coding sequence ATGACCCGCATCGACAATAGCCGCGTCATCCGCAGCCCCAGGGGCAGCGAGCTCTCCGCCAAGAGCTGGCTGACCGAAGCGCCGCTGCGCATGCTGATGAATAATCTCGACCCCGACGTCGCCGAGAAGCCCGGCGAGCTCGTGGTCTATGGCGGCATCGGCCGCGCTGCCCGGACCTGGGAAGATTTCGACCGGATCGTCGGCGCGCTGCGCTCGCTCGAGACCGACGAAACGCTGCTGGTGCAGTCCGGCAAGCCCGTCGGCGTGTTCCGCACCCATGCGGATGCGCCGCGCGTGCTGATCGCCAATTCGAACCTCGTGCCGGCCTACGCGAACTGGGAGCATTTCCACGAGCTCGATAAGGCCGGGCTGATGATGTACGGCCAGATGACCGCGGGGTCCTGGATCTATATCGGCACGCAGGGCATCGTTCAGGGCACTTACGAGACCTTCGTCGAGGTCGGCCGCCAGCATTATGGCGGCAGCCTCAAGGGCAAGTGGATCCTGACCGGCGGTCTCGGCGGCATGGGCGGAGCCCAGCCGCTCGCCGCGACGATGGCCGGGGCCTCGATGATCGCCATCGAGTGCAAGCCCTCCAGCATCGAGTTCAGGCTGCGCACCGGCTATCTCGACGAGAAGGCCGACAGCGTCGACGAGGCGCTGGAGATCATCAATCGCGCCCATGCGGCCGGCAAGGCCGTCTCAGTCGGCGTGCTCGGCAATGCAGCGGAAATCTTCCCCGACATGGTCAGGCGCGGCATCCGTCCGGATGTCGTCACCGACCAGACCTCGGCCCATGACCCGCTGAACGGCTATCTGCCGGCAGGCTGGACACTCGAGCAGTGGGAAGAGCGCAAGGAGCGCGATCCTGCCGGTACGATCGAGGCCGCCAAGAAGTCGATGGCCGTGCATGTCCGCGCCATGCTGGATTTCCAGCAAATGGGCGTGCCGACGCTCGATTACGGCAATAATATCCGCCAGATGGCGAAGGATATGGGCGTCGACAACGCCTTCGATTTCCCCGGCTTCGTCCCGGCCTATATCCGCCCGCTGTTCTGCCGCGGCGTGGGCCCGTTCCGCTGGGCTGCGCTCTCCGGCGATCCGGAGGACATCTATCGGACGGACCAGCGCGTGAAGGAGCTGATGCCGGACGATCACCACCTGCATAACTGGCTCGACATGGCGCGCGAACGCATCAAGTTCCAGGGCCTGCCGGCACGGATCTGCTGGGTCGGCCTCGGCGACCGGCACCGGCTCGGCCTGGCCTTCAACGAGATGGTGGCCAAGGGCGAGCTCAAGGCGCCGGTGGTGATCGGCCGCGACCATCTCGATTCCGGCTCGGTCGCTTCGCCGAATCGCGAGACGGAAGCGATGAAGGACGGTTCGGACGCCGTCTCCGACTGGCCGCTGCTTAACGCGCTGCTCAACACCGCCGGCGGTGCGACCTGGGTCTCGCTTCACCATGGCGGCGGCGTCGGTATGGGCTATTCGCAGCATTCGGGCGTCGTCATCGTCGCCGACGGCACCCCGGAGGCGGCAAAGCGGCTGGAGCGCGTGCTGTGGAACGACCCGGCGACCGGCGTGATGCGTCATGCCGATGCCGGCTATGAAATCGCGATCGACTGCGCCAAGGCGAAGGGCCTGAAGCTGCCGGGCATCCTCGGCTGA
- a CDS encoding HutD family protein — protein sequence MRIIRASACRTMPWKNGGGTTTEIAAHPPGASLDGFDWRISKAHVGADGPFSVFSGIDRTLSVLTGEGIVLAFGDGESKRLERSTEPYPFAADRPVEGQLVDGPIDDLNVMTRRGRWLHKVTRFSGTGPIRLEMAGTLLVLVACTDGWMIASQDHREMLATGDSALLESVEGVVLTNPHEGAEIFAIALSAAPQS from the coding sequence ATGCGCATCATCCGCGCCAGCGCGTGCCGCACCATGCCGTGGAAGAACGGCGGCGGCACCACGACGGAGATCGCAGCGCATCCGCCCGGCGCCTCGCTGGACGGCTTCGACTGGCGGATCTCCAAGGCCCATGTCGGGGCGGACGGCCCCTTCTCCGTCTTCTCCGGCATCGACAGGACCTTGTCGGTGCTGACGGGCGAAGGCATCGTCCTCGCCTTCGGCGATGGCGAGAGCAAGCGCCTCGAGCGGTCCACCGAGCCCTATCCGTTCGCGGCCGACAGGCCCGTCGAAGGGCAACTGGTGGACGGGCCGATCGACGACCTCAATGTGATGACCCGGCGCGGTCGCTGGCTGCACAAGGTGACGCGCTTCAGCGGCACCGGCCCGATCCGGCTCGAGATGGCCGGAACGCTCCTGGTGCTCGTTGCCTGCACAGATGGCTGGATGATTGCGTCGCAAGATCACCGGGAGATGCTCGCCACCGGCGACAGTGCCCTGCTCGAATCGGTCGAAGGCGTCGTCCTGACAAATCCTCACGAGGGCGCCGAGATCTTTGCAATCGCGCTGTCGGCCGCTCCGCAAAGCTGA